Part of the Clostridia bacterium genome is shown below.
ACTCTCATGCACTTGATAAAAAGACGGTGCTATTAAGTCTGATAGTCTAATCCTCTGCATCTGCATCACTACTTATATCATCTATTATCTGTATCCCTACATTGCCATCAAGGTCCACTTTATCTGTAAATAAGGAATACCTTCTGCCTAACAGTTCAGCAGCTTTTATTCGTTCCTTTAC
Proteins encoded:
- a CDS encoding terminase small subunit, whose product is VKERIKAAELLGRRYSLFTDKVDLDGNVGIQIIDDISSDADAED